A genome region from Halocatena salina includes the following:
- a CDS encoding glutathione-independent formaldehyde dehydrogenase produces MKAVVYQGEHEVAVEEVDEPKIENPNDAVIDITTTAICGSDLHMYEGRTDADPGIVFGHENMGIVEEVGDGVTTLSEGDRIVLPFNVACGFCRNCEAGYTGFCINVNKTGSVPAGGAYGYVGMGPYQGGQAEKLRVPFADFNALQLPEGDEHENSFALLADIFPTGWHGTRLADLQPGESVVVFGAGPVGLMAAYSAKLQGAAEIYSVDRVPSRLDLASEYCDATPINFEEGDPAEQVRNAHGGEVDKGVDAVGYQAIDPATEAQDKDEYSPARENPAVVLNQLIDTVRPTGRLGIVGLYVPSDPGAPDEMSAAGRLGIDFGKLFEKGQRLGTGQCDVKRYNRRLRDMIIEGRADPSFLVSHRVNIEDAPEMYEAFDNREEGVTKVLLEP; encoded by the coding sequence ATGAAAGCTGTTGTCTACCAAGGCGAACACGAGGTAGCCGTCGAAGAGGTCGACGAACCGAAGATCGAAAACCCGAACGATGCCGTGATCGATATCACGACCACGGCCATCTGTGGGTCGGACCTACACATGTACGAGGGGCGGACGGACGCCGATCCGGGGATCGTCTTCGGTCACGAGAACATGGGCATCGTCGAGGAAGTCGGCGATGGCGTCACCACGCTCTCGGAGGGTGACCGGATCGTGCTTCCGTTCAACGTGGCCTGTGGATTCTGTCGGAACTGCGAGGCTGGCTACACCGGGTTCTGTATCAACGTCAACAAGACGGGGAGCGTCCCCGCCGGCGGCGCGTATGGATACGTGGGAATGGGACCCTATCAGGGCGGGCAGGCCGAAAAGCTACGCGTTCCGTTCGCGGACTTCAACGCGTTACAACTCCCAGAGGGCGACGAACACGAGAATTCCTTTGCCCTGTTGGCAGACATCTTCCCGACGGGGTGGCACGGCACACGGCTCGCGGATCTCCAACCCGGCGAGTCGGTCGTGGTTTTCGGTGCGGGACCAGTCGGACTGATGGCCGCTTACAGCGCGAAGTTACAGGGTGCCGCCGAGATATACTCGGTAGATCGAGTACCGAGCCGACTCGATCTCGCTAGTGAATACTGCGATGCGACGCCGATCAACTTCGAGGAAGGGGATCCTGCCGAACAAGTTAGGAACGCACACGGTGGAGAAGTGGACAAGGGGGTCGACGCTGTTGGCTATCAGGCCATCGACCCAGCGACCGAGGCACAGGACAAAGACGAGTACTCACCTGCCCGCGAGAATCCGGCAGTGGTACTCAACCAACTCATCGATACCGTGCGACCCACTGGCCGACTCGGCATCGTCGGGTTGTACGTCCCCTCGGATCCAGGTGCACCCGACGAGATGAGTGCAGCGGGTCGGTTAGGGATCGACTTCGGCAAGCTCTTCGAGAAGGGTCAGCGCCTCGGCACTGGTCAATGCGACGTGAAACGGTACAACCGACGGCTGCGCGATATGATCATCGAGGGGCGCGCTGATCCAAGCTTCCTCGTTTCTCACCGCGTGAATATAGAAGACGCCCCCGAGATGTACGAGGCGTTCGACAACCGAGAGGAAGGCGTTACGAAGGTACTCCTTGAACCGTAA
- a CDS encoding YciE/YciF ferroxidase family protein: MTINNLEDMFVRELEQMYYIETKLVDVLGDLVEDANNDKLTSGFSEHREETRTHVERIERVFDVIGREPAKEQSHVLDALVQEHETFVTESDDEQLHDLYDMQAGMKTERIEITAYQGLLTLAGKLDYPDEVTDLLEDSLSEEKSTLRELEGLSKGSKIKSMLGKLTG; this comes from the coding sequence ATGACTATCAACAACCTCGAAGATATGTTCGTGCGCGAACTCGAACAGATGTACTACATCGAGACCAAACTCGTCGATGTCCTAGGAGACCTCGTAGAGGATGCGAACAATGACAAACTCACATCGGGGTTTTCAGAGCATCGGGAGGAGACCAGAACCCACGTCGAACGTATCGAGCGAGTTTTTGATGTGATCGGGCGCGAACCCGCCAAAGAACAGAGCCATGTACTCGATGCGCTCGTCCAAGAACACGAGACGTTCGTCACAGAATCCGACGACGAGCAGCTCCACGATCTCTACGATATGCAGGCAGGAATGAAAACTGAACGTATCGAAATCACCGCGTATCAAGGCCTACTGACGCTTGCAGGGAAGCTCGACTATCCCGATGAGGTCACAGACCTGCTCGAAGACAGTCTCTCCGAAGAGAAATCGACACTCCGAGAGCTTGAAGGACTTTCGAAAGGATCGAAGATAAAGTCGATGCTCGGAAAACTCACCGGGTGA
- a CDS encoding NAD-dependent epimerase/dehydratase family protein: protein MNILVTGGDGFVGRHLCEVLAGRDHDLTVLSRTPDPSVLPERTTTVSGDVRSYDSIESAFADQDVVVNLVALSPLFQPPDGTTHTEVHVDGTRNVVRAMMDHDVPKLVQMSSVGTKPDGATGYVRAKGQAEWVVLTADIDAVIVRPNIMFGENDEFTNFIDRTTLPYVTVLPDGGTTPFQPLWVGDTAEMVADTAVDDRYCNEIYELAGPEELTIADVTRRIHRARGQSVTILPLPMTLVDGVLRAITPISSVPFSADQARLLRLDLRNDRNDVSAFDYSEDDLMTLDTYLQSSELSAD from the coding sequence ATGAACATCCTTGTGACCGGTGGCGACGGATTCGTCGGTCGACACCTGTGTGAGGTCCTCGCGGGTCGTGATCATGACCTCACTGTTCTTTCACGGACACCGGACCCCTCCGTGCTTCCCGAGCGTACGACGACCGTTTCCGGTGATGTGCGCTCGTACGATTCGATCGAGTCCGCGTTCGCCGATCAGGATGTCGTCGTCAATCTGGTGGCGTTATCACCGCTTTTTCAGCCACCGGACGGCACGACCCACACGGAGGTCCACGTGGACGGGACCCGAAACGTCGTCCGGGCTATGATGGACCACGATGTACCCAAACTCGTACAGATGAGTTCGGTGGGCACCAAGCCGGACGGCGCGACGGGATACGTCCGTGCGAAAGGACAGGCAGAATGGGTCGTTCTCACCGCAGACATCGACGCCGTTATTGTTCGACCGAACATCATGTTCGGTGAGAACGACGAGTTCACGAACTTCATCGACCGTACCACGTTACCGTACGTGACGGTGCTTCCCGATGGAGGGACGACGCCGTTTCAGCCGCTCTGGGTCGGTGATACGGCCGAGATGGTGGCTGATACCGCTGTGGATGACCGGTATTGCAACGAGATATACGAACTCGCCGGTCCCGAAGAGCTGACGATCGCCGACGTAACGAGACGGATCCATCGGGCGCGCGGACAGTCAGTAACGATCCTTCCCCTACCGATGACACTCGTCGATGGGGTGTTACGAGCGATCACACCGATATCGTCCGTTCCGTTCAGTGCCGATCAGGCCCGATTGTTACGTCTCGATCTGCGGAACGATCGAAACGACGTTTCGGCGTTCGATTACAGCGAAGACGACCTTATGACGCTTGATACTTACCTTCAAAGCTCTGAGCTCTCTGCTGATTGA
- a CDS encoding SRPBCC family protein, which translates to MPNYDRSRMVFVTADGGTLEGATRATEIERSITIRASEDELYRLWRDPQHLSRIMDHFATVTAVDGGRHYWVIPLPIGQIAWNTRTVAEHPSESLRWEPLAGPRIFDDVSVHFRPAPGDRGTEVTLRIRFALPSGIVGCVVMGRIDTGLGLLVNTVLRRSKSLVETGEIPTLAHNPSARGSGDTI; encoded by the coding sequence GTGCCCAACTACGACCGTTCGAGGATGGTGTTTGTCACAGCTGACGGTGGGACTCTGGAGGGTGCTACCCGTGCGACGGAGATCGAACGTTCCATCACCATCAGGGCATCCGAAGACGAACTCTATCGTCTCTGGCGCGATCCCCAGCATCTATCCCGCATCATGGACCATTTCGCTACGGTAACAGCGGTAGACGGGGGTCGCCACTACTGGGTCATCCCGCTTCCGATCGGCCAGATCGCATGGAACACCCGAACCGTAGCAGAACATCCCAGCGAATCCCTTCGCTGGGAACCGCTGGCAGGACCACGGATCTTCGATGACGTCTCCGTCCACTTTCGGCCGGCTCCAGGCGATCGAGGGACAGAAGTGACGCTTCGGATCCGCTTTGCTCTCCCGAGCGGCATCGTCGGCTGCGTGGTGATGGGACGTATCGACACCGGTCTCGGTCTGCTCGTAAACACAGTGCTCCGGCGCTCGAAGAGCCTCGTCGAGACGGGGGAGATTCCGACGTTGGCACACAATCCCTCGGCTCGTGGATCAGGTGATACGATATGA
- a CDS encoding zinc-dependent alcohol dehydrogenase: MRALCWNGVNDLRVETVPDPEITSPRDAILRVKLSTACGSDLHFIDGYLPTMREGDVIGHEFMGEITAVGSEVRSVAVGDRVVVPSFIGCGNCGYCQQDLWSLCDNTNPNAELQTPILGYPTAGIYGYTHAFGGYAGAHAGYVRVPHAEENCFPVPDEVSDEQALFASDAWATGYMGADFCDIHPDDVVAVWGCGGVGLMAQQSASLMGAERVIGIDRFPERLRLAREKAGSETIDYTAVESVVDVLQRMTGGRGPDACIDAVGMEAHGTGIGYAYDRVKQALRLHTDRGDALRQAIVACRKGGTLSILGVYGVLDKFPMGVVMNKGLTVRTAQQHGQRYVPQLLDHAAQGQMDPSYLATHRFSLEDAPRGYEMFKHKEDGCVRPVFVP, from the coding sequence ATGAGGGCACTCTGTTGGAACGGAGTCAATGATCTACGGGTAGAAACCGTTCCCGATCCCGAGATCACCAGTCCGCGTGACGCCATCCTGCGGGTGAAGCTGTCTACAGCTTGTGGCTCCGATCTACATTTCATCGATGGATACCTCCCTACGATGCGCGAAGGCGACGTGATCGGCCACGAGTTCATGGGCGAGATCACGGCGGTCGGCTCCGAGGTTCGATCAGTGGCGGTCGGTGACCGCGTGGTCGTCCCATCGTTCATCGGATGTGGTAACTGCGGTTACTGCCAGCAGGACCTCTGGTCGCTCTGTGACAACACGAATCCGAACGCCGAGCTACAAACGCCAATACTGGGCTATCCGACCGCTGGAATCTACGGCTACACTCACGCATTCGGCGGATACGCCGGTGCACACGCTGGGTACGTACGGGTTCCCCACGCGGAGGAGAACTGCTTTCCAGTTCCCGACGAGGTGAGTGACGAACAAGCGTTGTTTGCCTCCGACGCATGGGCCACCGGCTACATGGGTGCTGACTTCTGTGATATCCATCCTGACGATGTCGTCGCCGTCTGGGGCTGCGGTGGCGTGGGACTCATGGCCCAACAGAGCGCCTCCCTCATGGGTGCCGAGCGTGTCATCGGGATCGACCGATTTCCCGAACGATTGCGGTTGGCACGCGAGAAAGCGGGATCAGAAACGATCGATTACACCGCTGTCGAGAGCGTCGTCGACGTGCTACAAAGGATGACCGGTGGACGTGGTCCTGACGCCTGCATTGACGCGGTGGGAATGGAAGCACACGGAACGGGCATCGGATACGCCTACGACCGGGTGAAACAAGCGCTCCGGTTGCACACCGACCGCGGTGACGCGCTCCGTCAGGCGATCGTCGCCTGTCGCAAGGGCGGTACACTATCGATCCTCGGCGTCTACGGCGTACTGGATAAGTTTCCGATGGGAGTCGTAATGAACAAGGGCCTCACCGTACGCACTGCCCAGCAACACGGCCAACGATACGTACCACAACTGCTAGACCACGCCGCGCAAGGTCAGATGGATCCGTCATACCTGGCCACACACCGGTTCTCTCTCGAAGACGCACCACGCGGCTACGAGATGTTCAAACACAAAGAGGATGGCTGTGTCCGACCGGTGTTCGTCCCCTAA
- a CDS encoding HNH endonuclease encodes MSSTTRGIDPTYDEQDGYDQSDDKYPPDWDVRKKAVQKRDDWTCQDCGVKSGPYAGSDGKQLHIHHVTHLSDGGSNRLSNLTTLCVDCHNDRHDHDITEGLDDYQPDPGLWGRVRQLVRSLVGGGICLPIHTGMVYLLLTQPIRSPLGLISITCFAALAAVLVVRPRPVAAMYTVTAVTGTVIRYGVSVGQLGGENASTLLLSAWLPALFAVAWWYYRYYSYDK; translated from the coding sequence ATGAGTTCGACGACACGAGGGATCGATCCCACTTACGACGAGCAAGACGGGTACGATCAGTCCGATGATAAATATCCACCTGATTGGGATGTTCGGAAGAAAGCCGTTCAAAAACGCGACGACTGGACGTGCCAGGATTGTGGTGTGAAAAGCGGTCCATACGCAGGTAGCGACGGGAAACAGCTCCACATCCATCACGTCACCCATCTTTCCGATGGTGGCTCCAATCGGCTGTCGAACCTAACAACGCTGTGTGTAGACTGTCACAATGACCGACACGACCACGACATTACGGAGGGACTCGACGACTATCAGCCCGACCCCGGTCTTTGGGGGCGGGTCCGGCAGTTGGTTCGATCGCTCGTCGGTGGAGGGATCTGTCTTCCGATCCATACGGGGATGGTGTATCTCCTTCTCACGCAGCCGATCCGATCACCGCTCGGATTGATCAGCATCACTTGTTTCGCCGCACTCGCTGCTGTGCTGGTCGTTCGGCCGAGACCGGTCGCAGCGATGTACACCGTCACAGCAGTGACAGGGACCGTGATCCGCTATGGAGTTTCGGTCGGACAGCTGGGTGGTGAAAACGCTAGCACACTGTTGTTGAGCGCGTGGCTCCCCGCACTGTTCGCGGTCGCATGGTGGTACTACCGGTACTATTCATACGATAAGTAG
- a CDS encoding type II toxin-antitoxin system RatA family toxin, whose amino-acid sequence METVEASTLVYVSPEEIYEFLVDFRQYESYTKYVSDIERQGDEDAGAVYDIPLSWWKVTYTARAEVTDVDRPSQIEWELAKGIDAHGRWEIEHVPEEAPEDKSDACRVRFYSEFDPDSADGDTLNLPSVIPVSRIIDRVKPKIQTAARVITRRMIADLEGEEREIDLKVHEAPVSV is encoded by the coding sequence GTGGAAACAGTAGAAGCAAGCACGTTGGTATACGTGTCGCCGGAAGAAATCTACGAGTTCCTCGTGGATTTCAGACAGTATGAGAGCTACACCAAATACGTCTCGGATATCGAGCGTCAAGGGGACGAAGACGCCGGTGCAGTGTACGATATCCCGTTGTCGTGGTGGAAAGTCACCTACACAGCGCGAGCGGAAGTCACCGACGTCGATCGCCCATCCCAGATCGAGTGGGAACTGGCTAAAGGCATCGACGCTCACGGTCGCTGGGAGATCGAACACGTACCCGAGGAGGCACCGGAGGACAAATCGGATGCCTGCAGGGTCCGGTTCTACTCGGAATTCGATCCGGATTCGGCGGACGGGGATACGCTCAACCTCCCCAGCGTCATTCCAGTCAGCCGAATCATCGACCGAGTCAAACCGAAGATCCAAACAGCAGCTCGCGTCATCACCCGACGGATGATCGCTGACCTAGAAGGTGAAGAGCGAGAGATCGATCTGAAGGTGCACGAAGCACCTGTTTCGGTGTAA
- a CDS encoding nucleoside deaminase, with protein MAGVNVDDFDHDSHLRRTFELAREAADRGDKPFGSVLVYEDDVIMADSNREITEEDIRRHPELHLAYRACRELGPDKRAETVMYTSTEPCPMCAGGMVAAGFDRVVYSVGGNEISEFTGTEPSVRSAEILDGVSDIVGPLLNEEGRQIHEDFAWEAER; from the coding sequence ATGGCTGGCGTAAACGTCGATGATTTCGATCACGATTCACATCTCCGCAGGACTTTCGAGCTTGCTCGTGAGGCTGCCGACCGCGGAGACAAGCCGTTCGGCAGCGTACTCGTCTACGAGGACGACGTCATCATGGCTGACTCGAACCGAGAGATCACGGAAGAAGACATCCGGCGTCATCCCGAGCTTCACCTTGCGTATCGCGCGTGTCGAGAGCTCGGTCCGGACAAACGTGCTGAAACCGTGATGTACACGAGCACGGAGCCGTGCCCGATGTGTGCTGGAGGTATGGTTGCAGCCGGATTCGATCGAGTCGTCTACAGCGTCGGGGGCAATGAGATCTCGGAGTTCACGGGAACCGAGCCATCGGTCCGATCGGCGGAAATCCTCGACGGTGTTAGCGATATCGTGGGACCACTCCTGAACGAGGAGGGACGGCAGATTCACGAGGATTTCGCCTGGGAAGCCGAACGATGA
- a CDS encoding PadR family transcriptional regulator: MSVTVSDDSELDIAHELTAFQQRILAILAEEARYGLAIKSELEEYYGSDVNHGRLYPNLDDLVEMGLVEKSELDRRTNEYALTEAGHDAIVNQLAWTFSRFIISDSRAEEINELISATQE; encoded by the coding sequence ATGTCGGTGACAGTGTCGGATGACAGTGAATTGGATATCGCCCACGAACTAACAGCCTTTCAACAGCGAATCCTCGCCATCCTCGCTGAGGAAGCGCGTTACGGGCTGGCGATCAAAAGCGAACTTGAGGAGTATTACGGTTCGGACGTCAATCACGGACGGCTCTACCCGAACCTCGATGATCTCGTCGAGATGGGGCTTGTCGAAAAGAGTGAATTGGATCGCCGGACGAACGAGTACGCGCTAACCGAAGCGGGTCATGACGCTATCGTGAACCAGTTGGCTTGGACGTTCTCACGATTCATCATATCCGATAGCAGAGCCGAAGAAATAAACGAACTCATCAGCGCCACACAGGAGTAG
- a CDS encoding Eco57I restriction-modification methylase domain-containing protein, whose product MKTEPDFRTNRDLFSNYYLDEHLPETGAWNDINEKTVRAVYDDIRRWWEHENRTVAECNESQLEERLIRPIFRKIGVPFGVKECSDRTRRRPDYGLFATEDAATVFERSEQDCYENVVAVASTKRWDCPLDTFGSDEHGRRIENPSYQMHMYLQETPARWAVLTNGKRWRLYHGPTSHRLDSYYEIDLPAVLERDNLEEFKYFYLFFRHEAFLEDADGDCFLDDVYDESNVFVQELKEDLQDNVYEAITVLSEGFLRYPDNDLGEDDIGLIHEGSIVYLYRLVFVLYAESRELLDTDSAIYEHSYSLDSLKRTVTAALDTGNPTYHDWQHSLQSRLNELFSLLDTGSKSHGFPEKELYIPAYEGELFRTDPTENDSRAVRFLSDYDVGDVYLARAIELLTRSQKNGERIFIDYSSFDVRHLGTIYERLLEYNPDIADEPLALDDGEYVRAEEGDDIVVREGEVYLTTDSGERKATGTYYTPEYVVKYIVENTLGSLLSDIREDVVAQSTHNDRDFAVEFAERVFDLNVVDPAMGSGHFLMSAVDYLAREIIAAHAEQPGRQEIETGTEKHDINWARRLVAQRCMYGVDLNPLAVELARMSLWLRTLAAEQPPARLDHRLKTGNALIGCDIERLTADEDAGSITTELRESDDITGIAKYNGAEKKTRRKRLTAMANVHTAEKIGREKPPNDAYERMAALEDDREWKQIKRTQWFQNAQSWAVEDGYFHWKLEYPEVFYDDRSERPDAGFDAVIGNPPYIRSRNLPDTHKRFYKDRYRSAEGAYDIYIPFLERAAELGDRNSFIIPNKWTTTDYGKRLRKLLLEEYGLRELVDVSRLDVFTDADIYPLVISYASSENADRQGLTVRHVEEPNDIDGTTPTPLSRDLIDRLGNRIIPVNMDPDFAPILEKALANHTRLGDHIEMTEAIHTGNVRDELVVDENIDDSCEKLADGTSIDRYHVEWSGEWIRYDADLIDDESGEYGDLRTRDVFEASEKLFIRDISYRPVAAYDDSQLFALNTLYSATRKECSNYSLKYLLAVFNSAFVDRYFRQVYGGTHIRGDYLRFKPMFSYDIPIPEPTGLSDEHEQRLMEYDSDIDVSSAVAGIEDVTDIIREAKNDKRELNSNIDDLLGEYSGGKTVSEIAGYQPPTGVSSSLLSHTTSSLEGLRVGSVAATDEGETLTISISARYKPEDEVETDRWGYTETDLLPAMEFVGLEQIERFLIREFVPYAIEKAGGFAGFRKNATKTNSLIDRMENITLPYVSDVREELDRYRERQQETKRLTERIETAEKLLDEIIYDLYGLTSDEKAVLQEND is encoded by the coding sequence CATCAACGAAAAAACAGTACGGGCCGTGTACGACGACATCAGGAGGTGGTGGGAGCACGAGAACCGTACAGTAGCCGAGTGCAACGAGTCGCAACTCGAAGAGCGGCTCATTCGGCCCATATTCCGGAAGATAGGTGTTCCATTCGGCGTCAAAGAGTGCAGCGATCGCACACGGCGTCGGCCCGACTATGGACTCTTCGCAACCGAAGACGCTGCTACCGTGTTCGAACGCTCAGAGCAAGATTGCTATGAGAACGTAGTCGCCGTCGCATCCACGAAACGATGGGATTGTCCACTCGATACGTTCGGGAGCGACGAACACGGCCGACGAATCGAGAATCCGAGTTATCAGATGCACATGTACCTCCAAGAAACGCCCGCTCGCTGGGCTGTTCTGACGAACGGGAAGCGATGGCGACTCTACCACGGCCCGACTAGCCACCGACTTGATTCGTACTACGAGATCGATCTTCCGGCGGTTCTGGAGAGAGATAACCTGGAAGAGTTCAAATACTTTTATCTCTTTTTCCGGCATGAGGCGTTTCTCGAAGACGCTGACGGGGACTGTTTTCTCGACGACGTGTATGACGAATCGAACGTTTTTGTTCAGGAGTTGAAAGAAGATCTCCAAGACAACGTTTACGAGGCGATCACGGTCCTCTCAGAGGGTTTCCTGCGATATCCCGATAACGATCTCGGCGAAGACGATATCGGTCTGATTCACGAGGGATCCATCGTTTACCTGTACCGACTCGTCTTCGTCCTATACGCAGAGAGTCGGGAGCTACTCGATACTGACAGCGCGATCTACGAGCACTCGTACAGTCTAGATTCACTCAAGCGAACGGTCACAGCAGCCCTCGACACCGGTAATCCGACGTACCACGACTGGCAGCACAGCCTCCAGTCGCGTCTGAACGAGTTGTTCAGCCTCCTCGATACGGGGAGTAAATCCCACGGGTTTCCCGAAAAGGAACTGTACATCCCAGCGTACGAGGGAGAGCTGTTCCGTACCGACCCAACCGAAAACGATAGCCGCGCAGTACGCTTTCTCTCGGATTACGACGTCGGTGACGTTTATCTTGCGCGGGCCATCGAACTCCTGACCCGGAGTCAGAAGAACGGTGAGCGGATCTTCATCGACTACTCCTCGTTCGATGTCCGCCACCTCGGGACGATCTACGAGAGACTGCTGGAGTACAACCCCGACATCGCCGATGAACCCCTGGCTCTCGACGACGGCGAGTACGTGCGTGCCGAGGAGGGCGATGATATCGTCGTTCGGGAAGGGGAGGTGTATCTTACGACTGATAGCGGTGAACGGAAAGCTACGGGCACGTACTACACCCCTGAATACGTCGTGAAGTACATTGTCGAGAACACTCTCGGCTCCCTTCTGAGTGATATCCGTGAGGATGTGGTGGCACAGAGCACCCACAACGATCGGGATTTCGCCGTGGAGTTTGCCGAACGGGTGTTCGACCTGAACGTGGTCGATCCAGCGATGGGAAGTGGACATTTCCTCATGAGTGCCGTCGACTACCTTGCTCGGGAGATTATCGCCGCCCACGCGGAGCAGCCCGGTCGGCAGGAGATCGAAACTGGCACCGAAAAGCACGACATCAACTGGGCGCGTCGACTGGTCGCCCAACGCTGTATGTACGGTGTCGATCTGAACCCGCTGGCCGTGGAGTTAGCGCGGATGTCGCTGTGGCTACGAACGCTTGCCGCCGAACAGCCACCGGCGCGTTTGGATCACCGTCTGAAGACCGGAAACGCCCTCATCGGGTGTGATATCGAGAGGCTCACAGCGGATGAGGATGCCGGTTCCATCACCACCGAGCTCCGAGAGTCCGACGACATTACGGGAATAGCCAAATACAACGGAGCCGAGAAAAAGACGCGTCGCAAACGACTCACAGCGATGGCAAACGTTCATACCGCCGAAAAGATCGGGCGTGAAAAGCCGCCGAACGACGCCTACGAACGGATGGCGGCGCTCGAAGACGACCGAGAGTGGAAACAGATCAAACGGACGCAGTGGTTCCAGAACGCTCAATCGTGGGCGGTAGAGGATGGGTATTTCCACTGGAAGCTGGAGTATCCGGAGGTCTTCTATGACGATAGGTCCGAACGACCAGATGCCGGGTTCGACGCCGTTATCGGAAATCCACCGTACATCAGAAGTCGAAATCTCCCGGATACACACAAACGTTTCTATAAGGATCGGTATCGATCGGCCGAAGGGGCATACGACATCTACATTCCGTTTCTGGAGCGGGCCGCCGAGCTGGGCGATCGGAACTCGTTCATCATCCCCAACAAATGGACAACGACGGATTACGGGAAGCGCCTCCGTAAGCTCCTTTTGGAGGAGTACGGACTCCGGGAGTTAGTGGACGTCTCCCGTCTCGACGTGTTCACAGACGCCGACATCTATCCGCTCGTCATCTCCTATGCATCCAGCGAAAACGCCGACAGACAGGGACTTACCGTCCGACATGTCGAGGAACCCAACGACATCGATGGGACGACTCCGACACCGTTGTCCAGAGATCTCATCGATCGATTGGGTAATCGTATCATTCCGGTGAACATGGATCCCGATTTCGCACCGATACTCGAGAAAGCGCTCGCCAATCACACCCGGCTCGGCGACCATATCGAGATGACCGAAGCGATTCACACTGGCAACGTCAGGGATGAACTAGTCGTAGACGAAAACATCGATGACAGTTGCGAAAAGCTGGCTGATGGAACCTCGATCGATCGGTACCACGTAGAATGGAGTGGAGAATGGATCCGATACGATGCGGATTTGATCGACGACGAGAGCGGGGAGTATGGAGACCTACGAACCCGAGACGTGTTCGAGGCGAGCGAAAAGTTGTTCATTCGTGATATTAGCTATCGGCCGGTCGCCGCCTACGATGACAGTCAGCTGTTCGCACTAAACACCCTGTACAGTGCCACGAGAAAGGAGTGTTCGAATTACAGCTTGAAATACCTGCTGGCGGTGTTCAACTCGGCGTTCGTTGATCGATACTTCAGACAAGTGTACGGAGGAACCCACATCAGGGGCGACTACCTCCGGTTCAAACCCATGTTCTCTTATGACATTCCGATTCCCGAGCCGACGGGGCTGTCAGATGAGCACGAACAGCGCCTCATGGAGTACGACTCCGACATCGATGTCTCATCGGCCGTTGCTGGGATAGAAGACGTGACTGACATCATTCGGGAAGCAAAGAACGACAAAAGGGAGTTGAATTCGAATATCGATGATCTGCTCGGTGAGTATTCCGGTGGAAAAACTGTATCCGAGATAGCGGGATATCAGCCTCCCACCGGAGTGTCGAGCTCCCTACTCTCCCATACCACTAGCTCCCTCGAAGGCTTGCGTGTTGGTTCAGTTGCTGCCACAGACGAAGGAGAGACGCTAACCATCTCGATCTCAGCTCGATACAAACCGGAAGACGAGGTCGAAACCGATCGGTGGGGATACACCGAAACCGATCTGTTGCCCGCGATGGAGTTCGTCGGATTAGAGCAGATCGAACGGTTCTTGATTCGGGAATTCGTTCCGTACGCCATCGAAAAGGCCGGTGGGTTCGCAGGCTTCCGAAAAAACGCGACCAAAACGAACTCCTTGATCGATCGGATGGAGAACATAACCCTCCCATACGTTTCCGATGTGAGAGAGGAGCTCGATCGATATCGAGAACGACAGCAGGAGACAAAACGGCTGACTGAACGGATCGAGACGGCTGAAAAGCTACTCGACGAGATCATTTACGATCTGTACGGTCTAACAAGCGACGAAAAAGCGGTGCTCCAAGAGAACGACTGA